The following nucleotide sequence is from Populus trichocarpa isolate Nisqually-1 chromosome 11, P.trichocarpa_v4.1, whole genome shotgun sequence.
TATGTGACTTTCCACAAGTAAACACTTTTTTCAGTTCTGTTTCGGGCCGAACCGAGCTTGTgtgaaattattttgaattttgatttgaattaatgtCCTCTCTCGGAAGGATCAACGTGTGTTATGGTTGGATACGACAGCATGGTTCTGGGGCACTATATGTTAAGTTGATCTCGTCCTGAAACTGAGCAGTAAAGATTAGCGAAGAAATGCGTTCTTATTAATTGATCTTTCATTGTCAAATTTTCATCTTTCGAAACAAAAAGAAGTGGGATTATCTATATGATATCTGATGGCATGTTTATCTTGTATGAAACCTTTTGAATTATAGTGTACTATTTGATACGAGGAAAgaaaactgctatatatactcACACTTTTAGTTGATTATCTACAGAGAACTTGGGAAAGGGCCAAACTGGCAACTACACTGGATCATATAGGTATGTAACTATCTCGAGCTTCACCTAATTTTAACGGGGAGCCTTTTTGCTTCATGCAACTTTGTCATCTATAATATATCTGTAGAGGGTGGTGCACCTGAATGATTTATGGGTTAAAACTAAATGCTAATCTTGTTCATCAGGTTATGTTTTAACCAATTTAGATGCCTAAAGTTTGGGTTTGTTATTGTGTTCATCACCAAAAGGTTGTCTGTTTTGTGCCAAACTTGCTCACTGTTGCTTGCTGTTAGTAGCCTTCTGTTTTTTCTCcatgtgggggggggggggggggggggggggggcgcacTGCAGTTGGCATTGAAAATGCTGGAGACAGCAATTGCAACGATGATGTGAATAGGATCAACAAAAGATTATTTTCTGTGAGCTGAATAgtctaatttcttttcttgatgtGTTTACGAACTCTTTCATTATCTTTTCCATTGCAGTTGTGGCAACAGATGATGAAAAAATAGCAGAATGTTGTCGAGGATTTGGTGCTGATGTGGTAATGACTTCAGAATCTTGTCGAAATGGTAGGTATCTTTGTTGTTCATTGTAAATCTGAACTTTATGTGATTTGCCAATGGTTAacattctttttctattgtgcAGGTACAGAACGGTGCAATGAAGCACTTCAAAAACTAGATAAGAAATATGATGTGGTTGTCAATATTCAAGGGGATGAGCCTCTCATTGAACCTGAGATAATAGACGGAATTGTTAAATCCCTGCAGGTGAATTTATATATCTTCATAATACACATCTCCAGAAACATGAACAATACATCTAATTAACAGAAGTTcatgtttatctttataaattttaatattttcacaagATTTATTTGAGCAACTTGAAATATCCTGTGAAGTGAAGAAAATGAATGAGCTGTGCAGCTTAAAAGTCATCTCAAACATTATACATCATCGGTTTGATCTTATTGCAGTACTTTACATTATTTTATACTTTGAGCTTCGTTGAAGGTTTCTATTATGCATATGGATACAGGCAGCCCCGGATGCTGTGTTTAGCACAGCTGTAACCTCTTTGAAGCCTGAAGATGCATTTGATCCCAATCGAGTGAAATGTGTGGTGGACAATCAAGGCTACGCTATCTATTTTTCAAGGGGATTAATTCCTTACAACAAGTGAGTTTATCAAATACACGTGGGCTGTCCTCATTTTCTTTGTAACTCTTTTTAGTTGGACTGTTAACAATTATATTCCCACTTGACACAGATCGGGGAAGGTCAATCCACAATTTCCATATTTGCTTCATCTTGGAATTCAGGTGTGAAAacagcatctttttttttaagttttctccTCATTTTTTGAGTGGTTGCTGGGTTGTCTGTCTGGCTTCTGTTTTTCAGCCACATTGTTGTTATCCATCCTGCACATTAACAACACTGCATATCATCTCATGTCCAACCAGAGTTATGATGCAAAGTTTCTGAAGATATATCCTGAGCTTCAACCAACTCCACTGCAACTG
It contains:
- the LOC7462336 gene encoding 3-deoxy-manno-octulosonate cytidylyltransferase, mitochondrial, with translation MSMCSSCSSGSSSTRSWIVHGIVAGAAIAAAIGAGAYLVRYRKFRSQVVGIIPARYASSRFEGKPLVNILGKPMIQRTWERAKLATTLDHIVVATDDEKIAECCRGFGADVVMTSESCRNGTERCNEALQKLDKKYDVVVNIQGDEPLIEPEIIDGIVKSLQAAPDAVFSTAVTSLKPEDAFDPNRVKCVVDNQGYAIYFSRGLIPYNKSGKVNPQFPYLLHLGIQSYDAKFLKIYPELQPTPLQLEEDLEQLKVLENGYKMKVIKVDHEAHGVDIPEDVEKIETLMREQNLS